From Bacteroidales bacterium:
CTTACCGGCCAGTTTACCGCCATGGCTGTTATGATGCTCGATGATGAAGGCAAAGCCAGCCTGGATCAAAAGATCACCGACGTATGGGAGGGCCTGCCCGGTTATTGCAGTGCCGTAACCCTGAATGATCTGTTGGAACAAAGCTCCGGACTGCCCAACCTGTCTTATCGCAAATTTTACTGGGATATAAAGGATTTTAATGACATAAAAAAATTTTTAAATCAGCACAAAGAACTGCGATACCAACCCGGTGAGAAGACCAATTCCAATGCAGTCAATAATGCGCTGATGGCTGCTTATGTGGAAAAGGTCTCAGGTACCGGTTACAGGAAATTTGTGGAGAACCGGATTTTTGAGCCCCTGGGAATGGATAACAGCAGCGTTTACAAAGGAGGGCTTTTCTCCCGAATATCCAACAAAGCCACTGGCTATATGCGGCAGGACAATGATCAGT
This genomic window contains:
- a CDS encoding beta-lactamase family protein, with amino-acid sequence MFKKVALFGFLILNLAAVPAFSQDNTVSKVDSILQDYYSENSPGVSVMILKNGEVQISKSYGYANLEDREAATKETNYQLASLTGQFTAMAVMMLDDEGKASLDQKITDVWEGLPGYCSAVTLNDLLEQSSGLPNLSYRKFYWDIKDFNDIKKFLNQHKELRYQPGEKTNSNAVNNALMAAYVEKVSGTGYRKFVENRIFEPLGMDNSSVYKGGLFSRISNKATGYMRQDNDQ